Proteins encoded by one window of Halichondria panicea chromosome 8, odHalPani1.1, whole genome shotgun sequence:
- the LOC135340500 gene encoding sushi, nidogen and EGF-like domain-containing protein 1 isoform X1 → MNPRGVILKIAAVGLFLLVVAKLGESTHRARYCYSRQAYTYYTRRVYYYTSYYYVSCWRSWGWGRCQRSRQVAAYTRQGYTRYYSVRQCCSGFSGSGCQPVCSSSCLNGGSCTDPNTCTCPSTWTGYRCQTDVNECYLNRDNCQHNCVNTAGGFRCTCRSGYRASGSACTDINECTEGSHQCDQTCVNTIGGYTCQCGTGWTLSSNGRSCIDVPECTLGTDNCQQVCVEQPGSFSCACNPGYSLQPDGRTCADIDECAVGTHQCGQNCHNNVGSYTCSCNTGYRLAPDGRSCLNIDECAENTDGCEHNCHDTDGSYYCSCNTGYRLDTNQHSCNDIDECTENTDGCSQVCTNSIGSYECSCRLGYRLDADQHTCNDINECAEGTDDCAQNCHNNVGSYTCSCNTGYRLNADGFGCDDINECTEGSHTCAQNCLNNVGSYTCSCNTGYRLNPDGRLCDDINECAEGVDQCEHNCHNNIGSYTCSCRTGYRLNADGFACDDIDECLEPVGSPDLHACDQACHNNIGSYTCSCGDGYLLDPDGRTCNDIDECLLGIDGCDHNCDNTIGSYICSCYIGYRLNSDSHTCSDIDECVEPVGSPDIHTCDQTCHNNIGSYTCSCGIGWTLDFDGRRCNDVDECLPNGIGRHGDLACEQDCINTPGSYHCACRTGYRVPADGGTTCADIDECSEPDSSPDSDECGLNSVCANNEGSYSCSCFNGYTLLPNGRTCQDVDECAEGMPCGQGALCTNTQGGYDCACPNGTVQNPERTRCNDIDECEGDNHLCEHDCMNTVGSYTCFCSDSHTNADDGINCLAPPRNYQVTYGGSRNIVVTWDTPHTSDGNVMHYTLIVQSPDDSSFFRQMEIVDTNAVQYIVGGVTPATTYECCLTIRTNLGDSPFSCASNTTLEDTPDTPPSDVSAALNDPYRVTVSWDTPAHPSGVITGYTIYVDYRDGNVVPIQLLSTARSYEIKDLLPYQTILVAMSANTTVGEGVVSGYLSYTTMQTAPPPPEATFSVLNDQSFRVTWTAPSPPNGVLTQYFVVITNVRTGYRQTFTKQSTDFDLSVTLDNLTPFVPYTVEVSAATEAGTGQPNTLIVYTKQGVPVQPQITAAPRTNGENAQITLQPISPDDAHGYLTRVEVAYNEANSRNDDCSGFDPNDVDSNSVLVIEDDLDDSQYSLAGLDAGHEYCVAVRASTALGSSDYSDPFKVTLSNPIPVQVRFTLASDQQCGTYVADRSDEKIQDINQAIADYVVDSCQCNGFSTEYLTDSMLDCARDDSNEFIYKGNVLATSVLDSADVRDTHIQGFVDTSPVVSVLGTSFKVNPYCNTTINNLEPGNGMCLARAPTDAPGTAAGSNTIILALEIVGGIAGAALLSLVIIVPVCIACCCCARKDVKNKREGLNVQDHMDGRDINRRSVPERPLLTNTSGMSTLTRGDLTGKTGTLPRGALTGKTGTLPRGTLPRKQPGNKYQSSYEAMDALQTTLPRHKPVSDFNPDYEPVEDDGAVRKINLGTQGTSGFSNPSYADDDDYQY, encoded by the exons ATGAATCCTAGAGGCGTCATCCTCAAGATTGCCGCAGTGGGACTATTCCTGCTGGTTGTGGCCAAGCTGGGAGAGTCAACCCACAGAGCCAG ATACTGCTATAGTCGGCAGGCGTACACTTATTACACAAGGAGAGTGTACTACTATACCAGCTATTACTATGTTTCGTGTTGGCGTAGTTGGGGCTGGGGCCGTTGCCAACGATCCCGTCAAGTGGCAGCATACACTCGGCAAGGCTATACTAGATACTATAGTGTCCGACAGTGTTGTTCAGGGTTCAGTGGGTCAGGATGTCAAC CTGTGTGCTCTAGTAGCTGTCTGAATGGTGGATCCTGCACTGACCCTAACACCTGCACCTGCCCTAGTACCTGGACTGGATACAGATGCCAAACAG ATGTCAACGAGTGTTACTTAAACCGGGATAATTGCCAACACAACTGCGTTAACACAGCTGGTGGTTTCCGTTGTACGTGCCGCAGTGGATACAGAGCTAGCGGCAGTGCTTGCACTG atATTAACGAGTGCACTGAGGGCTCTCACCAGTGCGACCAAACTTGTGTCAACACGATTGGAGGCTACACTTGTCAGTGTGGGACTGGCTGGACTCTCTCCAGTAATGGAAGGAGCTGCATTG ATGTGCCTGAGTGTACTCTGGGTACAGACAACTGTcagcaggtgtgtgtggagcaACCAGGCAGCTTCTCCTGTGCCTGTAACCCTGGCTACAGCCTCCAACCAGATGGCCGGACCTGTGCAG ACATTGACGAGTGTGCTGTTGGTACTCACCAGTGTGGTCAGAATTGCCATAACAACGTCGGCTCTTACACTTGcagctgtaacactggatacaggCTGGCTCCCGATGGAAGGTCATGTCTCA atattgatgagtgtgctGAAAACACTGATGGCTGTGAGCACAATTGCCATGACACTGACGGCTCTTACTACTGcagctgtaacactggatacaggCTAGACACCAATCAACATAGTTGCAATG ACATTGATGAGTGCACTGAGAACACTGATGGCTGCTCTCAAGTCTGTACCAACTCCATCGGCTCTTACGAGTGCAGCTGTCGCCTTGGTTACCGTCTGGATGCTGACCAACACACTTGTAACG ACATCAATGAGTGTGCCGAGGGGACCGATGACTGTGCTCAAAATTGCCATAACAACGTCGGCTCGTACACTTGcagctgtaacactggatacaggCTGAACGCTGATGGATTTGGCTGTGACG ATATTAACGAGTGTACAGAAGGTTCTCACACTTGTGCTCAGAATTGCCTTAACAACGTCGGCTCTTATACctgtagctgcaacactgGATATCGACTTAATCCTGATGGAAGGCTGTGTGATG atattaACGAGTGTGCCGAGGGTGTGGACCAGTGCGAGCACAATTGCCATAACAACATCGGCTCGTACACTTGCAGCTGTAGGACTGGCTACAGGCTGAACGCTGATGGATTTGCTTGCGACG ATATTGACGAGTGCCTGGAGCCTGTGGGATCACCTGATCTCCACGCTTGTGACCAGGCTTGCCATAACAACATTGGCTCGTACACTTGCAGCTGTGGCGATGGATACTTGCTAGATCCTGATGGCAGGACTTGcaatg ACATTGACGAGTGTTTGCTGGGCATCGATGGCTGTGACCATAACTGTGACAACACCATTGGTTCCTACATCTGCTCCTGTTATATCGGCTATAGGCTCAACTCTGACAGTCACACTTGCTCTG ATATTGACGAGTGCGTAGAGCCTGTGGGATCACCTGATATCCACACTTGTGACCAGACTTGCCATAACAACATCGGCTCGTACACTTGCAGCTGTGGCATTGGATGGACTTTGGACTTTGACGGCCGCCGTTGCAATG ATGTGGACGAGTGTTTGCCAAATGGTATTGGTCGTCATGGAGACCTGGCCTGCGAGCAAGACTGCATCAACACTCCCGGCTCCTATCACTGTGCTTGTAGAACAGGTTACAGAGTGCCGGCTGATGGTGGTACAACCTGcgcag ACATTGATGAATGCAGTGAGCCTGACAGCTCTCCTGATAGTGATGAGTGTGGTCTCAACAGTGTCTGTGCTAACAACGAGGGCTCCTACTCTTGCAGCTGCTTCAACGGTTACACCTTACTACCTAATGGACGAACTTGTCAAG atgtggACGAGTGTGCAGAGGGCATGCCATGTGGACAGGGTGCACTCTGTACCAACACTCAAGGCGGCTACGATTGTGCTTGTCCCAACGGAACTGTGCAGAACCCAGAAAGAACAAGATGCAACG ATATCGACGAGTGCGAGGGTGATAACCATCTGTGTGAACATGACTGTATGAACACGGTCGGCTCCTACACTTGTTTCTGTAGCGACAGTCATACCAACGCTGACGATGGCATCAACTGCCTAG CTCCTCCCAGGAACTATCAAGTGACGTATGGTGGGTCTAGAAACATCGTGGTTACCTGGGACACCCCGCACACCAGTGACGGGAACGTCATGCACTACACTCTTATCGTACAGTCACCGGACGACTCGTCATTCTTCAGGCAAATGGAAATTGTGGATACCAACGCTGTTCAGTACATAGTTGGCGGGGTAACGCCGGCTACCACGTACGAGTGTTGTCTAACAATCAGGACTAACCTCGGAGACAGTCCATTCTCTTGTGCCAGTAACACCACTCTGGAAGACA CGCCTGACACACCCCCAAGTGATGTCTCCGCTGCCCTCAATGACCCCTATCGTGTCACCGTTAGCTGGGACACGCCGGCCCACCCCAGTGGAGTCATCACAGGCTATACCATCTATGTTGACTATCGTGACGGCAACGTTGTACCAATACAACTCTTGAGCACTGCTCGCTCATACGAGATCAAGGACCTCCTCCCATATCAGACTATCCTTGTGGCTATGTCCGCTAACACCACAGTgggagagggtgtggtctccGGTTACCTCTCATACACAACAATGCAAACAG CTCCTCCCCCACCTGAGGCCACATTCTCTGTTCTGAACGACCAATCGTTTCGTGTCACGTGGACCGCCCCCTCACCTCCCAATGGAGTGCTGACTCAGTACTTTGTCGTCATCACCAACGTTAGAACAGGCTACAGACAGACGTTCACCAAACAATCCACTGATTTCGATCTCTCCGTCACTCTTGACAATCTGA CCCCTTTTGTGCCGTACACTGTTGAGGTAAGCGCTGCCACTGAGGCAGGTACTGGCCAACCCAACACCCTCATAGTCTACACCAAGCAGGGAG ttcccgTACAGCCCCAGATAACAGCTGCCCCTCGCACAAACGGAGAGAACGCCCAGATCACCCTCCAACCCATCAGCCCTGACGACGCACACGGCTACCTGACAAGAGTGGAGGTGGCTTATAACGAGGCCAACTCGAGAAATGATGACTGCTCTGGCTTTGATCCCAACGATGTGGACTCCAACTCTGTCCTGGTCATAGAGGATGATCTAGATGACTCACAGTATAGTCTGGCTGGATTGGACGCAGGACACGAGTATTGTGTAGCCGTGAGGGCTAGCACTGCTCTAGGATCCAGTGACTACAGCGATCCCTTCAAAGTTACAT TGTCCAACCCCATCCCTGTACAAGTTCGATTCACCCTCGCCAGCGACCAACAGTGCGGAACTTATGTG GCCGATCGCTCAGACGAGAAGATTCAAGACATCAACCAGGCCATTGCCGACTATGTAGTGGACAGCTGCCAATGCAACGGCTTCTCCACAGAGTACCTCACTGACTCTATGCTAGATTGCGCCAGAGATGATTCCAACGAGTTTATCTACAAAGGAAACGTTCTAGCCACCTCGGTGTTGGACAGTGCAGACGTTAGGGACACCCATATCCAAGGTTTTGTCGATACTTCTCCCGTTGTATCCGTTCTTGGAACGTCTTTTAAGGTCAACCCTTACTGCAATACCACAATCAATAATCTAGAACCCGGTAACGGTATGTGTTTGGCTCGTGCCCCTACCGATGCTCCAGGAACTGCAGCTGGCTCGAACACAATCATTCTTGCCCTGGAGATCGTGGGAGGAATTGCCGGCGCAGCTCTGTTATCTCTTGTCATCATCGTGCCCGTGTGCATCGCTTGCTGTTGCTGTGCCAGGAAGGACGTTAAGAACAAGAGAGAGGGGTTGAATGTCCA AGATCACATGGATGGCCGTGATATCAACAGGAGAAGTGTGCCCGAACGCCCCCTCCTTACCAACACTAGCGGGATGAGTACCCTCACCCGTGGTGATCTTACCGGTAAAACTGGCACTCTCCCTCGTGGAGCACTTACCGGTAAAACTGGAACCCTTCCCCGTGGTACCCTTCCTCGCAAGCAACCTGGCAACAAGTACCAGTCTAGCTACGAAGCCATGGATGCTCTGCAGACCACTCTTCCTCGTCACAAGCCCGTGAGTGACTTTAACCCTGACTATGAACCGGTGGAAGATGATGGTGCTGTCAGGAAAATTAATCTGGGTACCCAGGGAACGTCGGGATTCAGCAACCCTAGCTATGCTGACGATGATGACTACCAATATTAA
- the LOC135340500 gene encoding sushi, nidogen and EGF-like domain-containing protein 1 isoform X2, with product MFRVGVVGAGAVANDPVKWQHTLAVCSSSCLNGGSCTDPNTCTCPSTWTGYRCQTDVNECYLNRDNCQHNCVNTAGGFRCTCRSGYRASGSACTDINECTEGSHQCDQTCVNTIGGYTCQCGTGWTLSSNGRSCIDVPECTLGTDNCQQVCVEQPGSFSCACNPGYSLQPDGRTCADIDECAVGTHQCGQNCHNNVGSYTCSCNTGYRLAPDGRSCLNIDECAENTDGCEHNCHDTDGSYYCSCNTGYRLDTNQHSCNDIDECTENTDGCSQVCTNSIGSYECSCRLGYRLDADQHTCNDINECAEGTDDCAQNCHNNVGSYTCSCNTGYRLNADGFGCDDINECTEGSHTCAQNCLNNVGSYTCSCNTGYRLNPDGRLCDDINECAEGVDQCEHNCHNNIGSYTCSCRTGYRLNADGFACDDIDECLEPVGSPDLHACDQACHNNIGSYTCSCGDGYLLDPDGRTCNDIDECLLGIDGCDHNCDNTIGSYICSCYIGYRLNSDSHTCSDIDECVEPVGSPDIHTCDQTCHNNIGSYTCSCGIGWTLDFDGRRCNDVDECLPNGIGRHGDLACEQDCINTPGSYHCACRTGYRVPADGGTTCADIDECSEPDSSPDSDECGLNSVCANNEGSYSCSCFNGYTLLPNGRTCQDVDECAEGMPCGQGALCTNTQGGYDCACPNGTVQNPERTRCNDIDECEGDNHLCEHDCMNTVGSYTCFCSDSHTNADDGINCLAPPRNYQVTYGGSRNIVVTWDTPHTSDGNVMHYTLIVQSPDDSSFFRQMEIVDTNAVQYIVGGVTPATTYECCLTIRTNLGDSPFSCASNTTLEDTPDTPPSDVSAALNDPYRVTVSWDTPAHPSGVITGYTIYVDYRDGNVVPIQLLSTARSYEIKDLLPYQTILVAMSANTTVGEGVVSGYLSYTTMQTAPPPPEATFSVLNDQSFRVTWTAPSPPNGVLTQYFVVITNVRTGYRQTFTKQSTDFDLSVTLDNLTPFVPYTVEVSAATEAGTGQPNTLIVYTKQGVPVQPQITAAPRTNGENAQITLQPISPDDAHGYLTRVEVAYNEANSRNDDCSGFDPNDVDSNSVLVIEDDLDDSQYSLAGLDAGHEYCVAVRASTALGSSDYSDPFKVTLSNPIPVQVRFTLASDQQCGTYVADRSDEKIQDINQAIADYVVDSCQCNGFSTEYLTDSMLDCARDDSNEFIYKGNVLATSVLDSADVRDTHIQGFVDTSPVVSVLGTSFKVNPYCNTTINNLEPGNGMCLARAPTDAPGTAAGSNTIILALEIVGGIAGAALLSLVIIVPVCIACCCCARKDVKNKREGLNVQDHMDGRDINRRSVPERPLLTNTSGMSTLTRGDLTGKTGTLPRGALTGKTGTLPRGTLPRKQPGNKYQSSYEAMDALQTTLPRHKPVSDFNPDYEPVEDDGAVRKINLGTQGTSGFSNPSYADDDDYQY from the exons ATGTTTCGTGTTGGCGTAGTTGGGGCTGGGGCCGTTGCCAACGATCCCGTCAAGTGGCAGCATACACTCG CTGTGTGCTCTAGTAGCTGTCTGAATGGTGGATCCTGCACTGACCCTAACACCTGCACCTGCCCTAGTACCTGGACTGGATACAGATGCCAAACAG ATGTCAACGAGTGTTACTTAAACCGGGATAATTGCCAACACAACTGCGTTAACACAGCTGGTGGTTTCCGTTGTACGTGCCGCAGTGGATACAGAGCTAGCGGCAGTGCTTGCACTG atATTAACGAGTGCACTGAGGGCTCTCACCAGTGCGACCAAACTTGTGTCAACACGATTGGAGGCTACACTTGTCAGTGTGGGACTGGCTGGACTCTCTCCAGTAATGGAAGGAGCTGCATTG ATGTGCCTGAGTGTACTCTGGGTACAGACAACTGTcagcaggtgtgtgtggagcaACCAGGCAGCTTCTCCTGTGCCTGTAACCCTGGCTACAGCCTCCAACCAGATGGCCGGACCTGTGCAG ACATTGACGAGTGTGCTGTTGGTACTCACCAGTGTGGTCAGAATTGCCATAACAACGTCGGCTCTTACACTTGcagctgtaacactggatacaggCTGGCTCCCGATGGAAGGTCATGTCTCA atattgatgagtgtgctGAAAACACTGATGGCTGTGAGCACAATTGCCATGACACTGACGGCTCTTACTACTGcagctgtaacactggatacaggCTAGACACCAATCAACATAGTTGCAATG ACATTGATGAGTGCACTGAGAACACTGATGGCTGCTCTCAAGTCTGTACCAACTCCATCGGCTCTTACGAGTGCAGCTGTCGCCTTGGTTACCGTCTGGATGCTGACCAACACACTTGTAACG ACATCAATGAGTGTGCCGAGGGGACCGATGACTGTGCTCAAAATTGCCATAACAACGTCGGCTCGTACACTTGcagctgtaacactggatacaggCTGAACGCTGATGGATTTGGCTGTGACG ATATTAACGAGTGTACAGAAGGTTCTCACACTTGTGCTCAGAATTGCCTTAACAACGTCGGCTCTTATACctgtagctgcaacactgGATATCGACTTAATCCTGATGGAAGGCTGTGTGATG atattaACGAGTGTGCCGAGGGTGTGGACCAGTGCGAGCACAATTGCCATAACAACATCGGCTCGTACACTTGCAGCTGTAGGACTGGCTACAGGCTGAACGCTGATGGATTTGCTTGCGACG ATATTGACGAGTGCCTGGAGCCTGTGGGATCACCTGATCTCCACGCTTGTGACCAGGCTTGCCATAACAACATTGGCTCGTACACTTGCAGCTGTGGCGATGGATACTTGCTAGATCCTGATGGCAGGACTTGcaatg ACATTGACGAGTGTTTGCTGGGCATCGATGGCTGTGACCATAACTGTGACAACACCATTGGTTCCTACATCTGCTCCTGTTATATCGGCTATAGGCTCAACTCTGACAGTCACACTTGCTCTG ATATTGACGAGTGCGTAGAGCCTGTGGGATCACCTGATATCCACACTTGTGACCAGACTTGCCATAACAACATCGGCTCGTACACTTGCAGCTGTGGCATTGGATGGACTTTGGACTTTGACGGCCGCCGTTGCAATG ATGTGGACGAGTGTTTGCCAAATGGTATTGGTCGTCATGGAGACCTGGCCTGCGAGCAAGACTGCATCAACACTCCCGGCTCCTATCACTGTGCTTGTAGAACAGGTTACAGAGTGCCGGCTGATGGTGGTACAACCTGcgcag ACATTGATGAATGCAGTGAGCCTGACAGCTCTCCTGATAGTGATGAGTGTGGTCTCAACAGTGTCTGTGCTAACAACGAGGGCTCCTACTCTTGCAGCTGCTTCAACGGTTACACCTTACTACCTAATGGACGAACTTGTCAAG atgtggACGAGTGTGCAGAGGGCATGCCATGTGGACAGGGTGCACTCTGTACCAACACTCAAGGCGGCTACGATTGTGCTTGTCCCAACGGAACTGTGCAGAACCCAGAAAGAACAAGATGCAACG ATATCGACGAGTGCGAGGGTGATAACCATCTGTGTGAACATGACTGTATGAACACGGTCGGCTCCTACACTTGTTTCTGTAGCGACAGTCATACCAACGCTGACGATGGCATCAACTGCCTAG CTCCTCCCAGGAACTATCAAGTGACGTATGGTGGGTCTAGAAACATCGTGGTTACCTGGGACACCCCGCACACCAGTGACGGGAACGTCATGCACTACACTCTTATCGTACAGTCACCGGACGACTCGTCATTCTTCAGGCAAATGGAAATTGTGGATACCAACGCTGTTCAGTACATAGTTGGCGGGGTAACGCCGGCTACCACGTACGAGTGTTGTCTAACAATCAGGACTAACCTCGGAGACAGTCCATTCTCTTGTGCCAGTAACACCACTCTGGAAGACA CGCCTGACACACCCCCAAGTGATGTCTCCGCTGCCCTCAATGACCCCTATCGTGTCACCGTTAGCTGGGACACGCCGGCCCACCCCAGTGGAGTCATCACAGGCTATACCATCTATGTTGACTATCGTGACGGCAACGTTGTACCAATACAACTCTTGAGCACTGCTCGCTCATACGAGATCAAGGACCTCCTCCCATATCAGACTATCCTTGTGGCTATGTCCGCTAACACCACAGTgggagagggtgtggtctccGGTTACCTCTCATACACAACAATGCAAACAG CTCCTCCCCCACCTGAGGCCACATTCTCTGTTCTGAACGACCAATCGTTTCGTGTCACGTGGACCGCCCCCTCACCTCCCAATGGAGTGCTGACTCAGTACTTTGTCGTCATCACCAACGTTAGAACAGGCTACAGACAGACGTTCACCAAACAATCCACTGATTTCGATCTCTCCGTCACTCTTGACAATCTGA CCCCTTTTGTGCCGTACACTGTTGAGGTAAGCGCTGCCACTGAGGCAGGTACTGGCCAACCCAACACCCTCATAGTCTACACCAAGCAGGGAG ttcccgTACAGCCCCAGATAACAGCTGCCCCTCGCACAAACGGAGAGAACGCCCAGATCACCCTCCAACCCATCAGCCCTGACGACGCACACGGCTACCTGACAAGAGTGGAGGTGGCTTATAACGAGGCCAACTCGAGAAATGATGACTGCTCTGGCTTTGATCCCAACGATGTGGACTCCAACTCTGTCCTGGTCATAGAGGATGATCTAGATGACTCACAGTATAGTCTGGCTGGATTGGACGCAGGACACGAGTATTGTGTAGCCGTGAGGGCTAGCACTGCTCTAGGATCCAGTGACTACAGCGATCCCTTCAAAGTTACAT TGTCCAACCCCATCCCTGTACAAGTTCGATTCACCCTCGCCAGCGACCAACAGTGCGGAACTTATGTG GCCGATCGCTCAGACGAGAAGATTCAAGACATCAACCAGGCCATTGCCGACTATGTAGTGGACAGCTGCCAATGCAACGGCTTCTCCACAGAGTACCTCACTGACTCTATGCTAGATTGCGCCAGAGATGATTCCAACGAGTTTATCTACAAAGGAAACGTTCTAGCCACCTCGGTGTTGGACAGTGCAGACGTTAGGGACACCCATATCCAAGGTTTTGTCGATACTTCTCCCGTTGTATCCGTTCTTGGAACGTCTTTTAAGGTCAACCCTTACTGCAATACCACAATCAATAATCTAGAACCCGGTAACGGTATGTGTTTGGCTCGTGCCCCTACCGATGCTCCAGGAACTGCAGCTGGCTCGAACACAATCATTCTTGCCCTGGAGATCGTGGGAGGAATTGCCGGCGCAGCTCTGTTATCTCTTGTCATCATCGTGCCCGTGTGCATCGCTTGCTGTTGCTGTGCCAGGAAGGACGTTAAGAACAAGAGAGAGGGGTTGAATGTCCA AGATCACATGGATGGCCGTGATATCAACAGGAGAAGTGTGCCCGAACGCCCCCTCCTTACCAACACTAGCGGGATGAGTACCCTCACCCGTGGTGATCTTACCGGTAAAACTGGCACTCTCCCTCGTGGAGCACTTACCGGTAAAACTGGAACCCTTCCCCGTGGTACCCTTCCTCGCAAGCAACCTGGCAACAAGTACCAGTCTAGCTACGAAGCCATGGATGCTCTGCAGACCACTCTTCCTCGTCACAAGCCCGTGAGTGACTTTAACCCTGACTATGAACCGGTGGAAGATGATGGTGCTGTCAGGAAAATTAATCTGGGTACCCAGGGAACGTCGGGATTCAGCAACCCTAGCTATGCTGACGATGATGACTACCAATATTAA